The window TCTAGTGCCATCTCTCCATTGTCAGGTTGGCAGACAATCAAGTTTTCTATGTCTACTCCTAAAGCACTAGAATATGCTGGATCAAATGCATGTTCTGCATCAACAAGCATGGCATTGCCTCCTAGTTTCTGCATTTTCATAGAAAAATGTATTTAGTTGATTACGTTATATGATTACCACAAAGAATTTACACTTGAAGCGTCCAACCTTGTACTGCAAACAAATCCATATTTTTCTAAGAATAGATTACTAGCcctaaactctttttttttttttaaagaaatggTTCTATTTGAAGATCACATACCTGTATTTCTGCAATTGCATGTAGAGCTAGGGTAGTCTTTCCACTGCTTTCTGGACCATATATCTGTTAAGTTAAATAAGAAAGTTACAACTTAAATTTGTGCCGTTTAATTTGTAATTCATGGCTACAATTCCTTTCACTCCACATATGATGATTATCTTATTGATTAACTTCTACAACAAAACTTTTAAAGATGTATCAAGTCCAAGATCTAAACAATGTTCTCTGTTTTCATTACATAGGACTGAAGAATATAGATTTTTCAATTTCCCTTCAGCATCAAAATTTAAAACACACTATTACAAGCCGAACATGTAGGCTACATGTGCTAGGCATTATACAAGGGCTTTCTATACCATTGATCCTGAAAAAAAGCAACATCATGGCAGAATGTGATGCCTGCACCAGGCCTCATATTTATCTCTAGTTATGAGAAGTTGAAACTAAGTTTTCATGCTTTAGCACATTAATGAGTAATGCATATTTTCCTAAATAACCAGGATGCCATTGGTCATCGGTTGAATTAACACTATGATACTCTGTAAAAAAAAGTACATGGATTTTTACTGACTACATGTTTGAGCATTCGCTCTTAAGGACATCGTCCTAACAAGAAAAGCCCAACATAGTCGAGAACAAATACCAGTCCCATACTGATTCTAATAACCAATTGAAGTGGTATGTTTCCTAGAAACCAAGTGTTGAACCAATATGTACCATTTAGTATGGAATAATAGAAATAAAAATGTCATATACCAAGAGGTTTCAAGCTATATGATCCATTGGCAGTACCTGGTTGCGACGGTGCCTACTGAAAATTTTGCAGTACATCAAGCATTAACAAGTAATATGGTCATTACTGGTAGTTTGGTCATGCTAGTAAATATCGGCCATTACATACCAGCCTAGCCAGTAATGTGAAACATAAGTGGGAAAAAACATGTAGAATGCAGTAAACAATTATGAGAAAGCTTGGAACATTCATGTAGATTCACTGACAATTGAAACAGATATTAGACAAGAAGATGGCAGAGAATTATGAAAGCATAGTGTGAGAATCATAAAATACATTTGATTAGAAACCTAGTTTAACTACCAGTTAGTATATCTACTGAACTTCCTCTGCTATATATTCAAGCATTACCTCAGTTTCAGATGATATAGGTACAAAGTTAATGTAAAGAGTGATCATTATTTGCATCCTGATACTAGCGGAAATTCTAAATTTCAAATACACTGTGCGGTTATTTTCTTGCCAGTCATATATTCAAGAAATCATCTAAATTGCTAATGTTTTAATAATAGACTGATTCTCTGTGTTTCTTATGTACCTGCTTAATGAAGTTCAAACTGGCAAGTAAGAAGGATCTATAACAGTTATTTTCTTGTCAGTCATATATTCAAGAAATCATCTAAATTGCTAATGTTTTAATAGTAGACTGATTCTATGTGTTTCTTATGCACCTGCTTAATGAAGTTCAAACTGGCAGGTAAGAAGGATTTATAAAAGATAAGTAGCAGGAACAACTCGACCAAATGGGCTAAGGTTTCTGGTTCTTTTCAATAATATGGATGTTATCAGAGACAAAACTGCTGATATTTCTTAGAACTTCAGCAAATTAAGTAATTTAGGGAAAGTATATTGAGTAAAACATTTATCTGGAACCTAGATAACATACTGGTTTATTAtcttctagttttttttttttttcaatatttccCCAAGTTGATGAGAAATAGTTGTACAGGACAACAATTATAATTAATACAAAGAATTAGATGACCTAATGATCAACAACCATAACAAAAAAGCAATGATGTTTACCTCTACAACTCTTCCTTTCGGAAGACCACCACCTAAAGCAAAATCCAAAGTCAAACAACCACTTGGAAAGGTCTCGCTGCATTGAAGGCCAATTTCGTTACTTCAACCAACAAACGTACAACATGCATAGGTATCAAACCTTTTAACTAAAAAGGGCAAGGAAAATGAAGAGCATACACTAGAGCACCACCAGCACTGCCTAATCTTGTCACACTTCCCCTGCCAAACGaactgtttatatcattcattgctGCTTCCAATGCCTTTAGCTGAACACACATAAATACAGCAGCTTATAATTAGAAATAAGTTCATTGTCAAGTCACGTTGGCCGTAGAGATAACGATTCACCATAGCTTAAGAAAAATATACAAGAGCATTGGGTTTCCAAATCTacttaaaaaagataaataaggGGAAGTGCAACTTTGCCTGTTTCATAGAGTCACTACTTCAATAAGGACACATGAGAAATCGGCTATTGTTGCGGAAAAAAGTTGTATATAAATAGGCCGTCTGCACTCTTAATGCAACACTGACATGATGATATGTAGTCTACAGTGAGCACATACTCCCAGTTCATCTTTCGTTTCGAAGCCCTAATATTTTGGTAAGGTAATAGCTAAAGAAGAATCCAAAGAGAAGGCAGTAATGGATTTATCGCTCTTAACAAAGTATTGGTACACGAAATTTGGAACTTACCCGGTCCACCGCGCGAGTGTCAGCGTCACCGGGGAGAGCGCCGTTGCCCTTCAGCTCGAACTCGCAGCGGAGCTTCGTTGGTCGCCTGGGAATAATGGGCAGAGAGCAGGAAAGAGGAGCAGGGACTCGCAGGGAAGAAGGGGAGAGAAGGAGAGGGTTCGCGCGGGGAGGATGGGCCTTCAAGGAACCCATGACTGAGAGGACGAGGAAGAGGATTGAAACTTGGAACCTCACGAAACTCTAGGCACAAGGAGCAGTATGGTCTGAGAAAGTGAAGGCTTTGCTTCTTGATTTGTAGGTATTCGAAGATGCGTCCATGAGAAGGTAAACCCTCAGAGAACTGAGAACAACGGGAGCAAACAACAGCGAAAAAGAATAGCCAAAAAATTGGGGTGAGAGAGGCTCGAACTCTCGACCTCAGGATTACTCAAGCTATGAGACCTACGCGCTAACCAACTGCGCCACCACCCCGATGTTGTCATAGAGCTGAGAACAACGAAGATAAACAAGAGCTTGCGAAAAAGAATAGCCAAAAAATTGGGGTGAGAGAGGCTCGAACTCTCGACCTCAGGATTACTCTAGCTATGAGACCTACGCGCTAACCAACTGCGCCACCACCCCGATGTTGTCATAGAACTGAGAACAATGAATGTAAACAAGAGCTTGCGAAAAAGAATAGCCAAAAAATTGGGGTGAGAGAGGCTCGAACTCTCGACCTCAGGATTACTCTAGCTATGAGACCTACGCGCTAACCAACTGCGCCACCACCCCGATGTGAATCGAGTTgaagagtttgaatattatcaaattaaatacaattcacataaaataaagaaaaacgaTAAATAACAGATATTTTAGGTGAACCGCTGAAATATGTTCCTAACAACAAATCTATGAAAATCTTAAATCACTTGTTTTGTCTCGTGGTGGGCTTCAAGTCGTACTTCATGCCTTAAATTCTTGGGAGAAGTCGAGCCTTTCTACGGTGAAGTATAAGGGCGAGAAAAAAGAATCAGTAGATATGCATGAGCCATATGGAATAAGTTAAAAGAATTTCTTTCAGAAACTGGGATGCATGTACATCCGCAGGACCAATTGTCTCCTATGCCGATGAATCTTTCAAGTACCCGACGATAGATCCCTAACCCCATTTCCTCACAAACATTTAGAACATTTAAATCCTACCAGCATTTCATGTAACGACAGAAAGGGGACCGAGATTAGCATGGATAGATAGGGACTAGCAACTTCAACGGAAGAATAAATTACGAGAATTTCCGGAGCAAATATAGTAATTTTCTATAGCAAAATGATCTATTCAGCTAAATGAAGAATGTTATAGTTTAATCAGTAAAACATAGAGATAAAAAAAGTAACTAAGACAAGGGCGATTCTGGAAGGAAACATCAATGATCAGGTGACGAGTTCGACGGTCTCCGGAGGTTGAATTTAATGCTTCATCGCACCGAAACATTGCAAGATGAGTAATATTGTTGAGAAGGTATCCTGACCTTAAATTTGCTAGCGAACAGGATTCATGGCACAGTAATGGCCAAACACAGAGAGAGTTGGCAGTACACACACTTTGCTTTTGCATGCAAGGTTGCTGTTTTAGTTCACTCATTCTATTTCCATCCAACTAGAGCTTCACATGATTCTAAACAGTTTAGAATGACCGCCGCAATGTCCGATGTATGCACCTACAACACAACAAGGTACTTAATATCATGGCATAAGAGTGTAGAAATCACAGAGCCTAACAATCACTACTAATAATTTATTTTCAGCAACTGAGATTTTCCATCACCCTGACAGTCTAGTAGGTTTATAACTAAAATCTAGAGCACATCAGGAACCATAACAGCATCCAACTGGTACTGATGAGGTCTAGTATACAGAGTTATAGTCCAACCCCAACTAGCTGGGACAATTTTGCTGCTTGTGGATCAGTAACAAAATttcagaaaagaaagaaaaaaacagaaaCAAAATTGGATCTTAGTAGCAACTTAAAACACTCCAGTTCCTTCAACAACACACACAACCTTTTTAACAAATTATGACAATCTCAACGCCTGATGTGTCAGATGACTCGATCGACAAAATCTAGATGCGTACTAATTATAACAAACAAACGGTAGAAAGGCCTAAATGCTTTCTTAAACAATTGTCAAACTACAGTAGGATAAATTATCTAATAATCTTTTGATAAATAGAAAGAAAGATGGATGTGTGAAAATATCCATTCAATCTCTGAAGAAAAAACTCATTTATGACAATAGATGTACATTTACATGGGCAGTTTCATATATCCATCTATATACACCTACATATACATGCATACAGTAACTTAAAAAAACATATAGAAGTTTCtgattcaaaaatatatttttcataagtacACAAAATCACACACATGTACATATAAACAAAGAACCAGTAAAAATTACTTTTTATCATTGCATTGACTGATGTGCATTTCACATCATGAGCCTGGAAAAGGAGTACAATGTCCAAGACTCGTGCAATTCTATGATTTTAAAGAAAGAAATGTACCTTTGTATGCCAGTCTGCATCACTTTCTTCGAGCAATTACTGCTATGTTTCTAGGTGATAAAGTAGGATCAAAAATAGGGAACAAAAACGCTTCCACAGAATTTCCTTGTTCTTGCAAGAACAATAACCtatcaagcaaaatgtaactctcCACCAATGGCCCTAGAGCTGCACGGAGAGCCCAAAAAGGACCTATAAATTCCTGCATGAGTAAATGATCTGTCAGCTGTCACTTCGACAATGAAATTACTTCATTATTGACAACTGCACTAAAAGCATGTTTTTTGACAATATTGATCATGTCATAAAGATCAAGTCAAAGAAAGCTCAAGAGTTCAAATGTGTAGTTGTCAAAATATTGAACATATGAGGCCATTCGTCtgtcttcaagtgcataaatgttTTCTGAATCTTAAGAAGAACTAATTAGCAAAAAGTTTAGAACACATAAATGAAGTCAATAGATGAGGCTGCACATGAATACCAAGATAAAACTTAACAGATACTGGAGCACAAACAAAgctgaaaagaaaattgaagttagAATGAAGATGAGTACGAAACCAAACTTACAGTATAAGGTTGGGCTTCCTTCCATATCTCCAGTAGATCAATATCCTCAGAGAACATACACCCAAGGCGAGTTAGTCCAGACTTGCAGAACTCTTTAAAAAGCAAATAATTGTTGGATACCTCAACATCAAACTCTTGGCATCCCTTGGCATTACTGTAACTCAATTTTCCTGATACTTCAAAAAAGCTACACCTGTCATCTACAACAATAGAAAAAATAAACTCTTTACTACTAGTTTCTTGGGGGATGTACTATGTGCAGATTTAATCAATAAAGTAGGATGAAACCTCCTGGAGTTACATTATTGCAGCATCCATAAACGTGTCGACATCATCAATGACATGTACATTGGATGATCATGGAAAAGTAAGATGGTCCTTGGAGGCTAAAAAAGAAGAATATTTATACCTTTACAGCACAGTTCAGATTCTCTAAGTCTCCTACACTGTTGGCGTCGTAGAGCTTTCCCTTGTCGACCAATTGATGGACTTGACACTAAAATTTCTGGAAAGTATTTGTCCAAAACCTATAGGTAAAAGAAGGTATACTTCAACAATGTAACGTCTAGAACAATTAATCAAGTAGATATCAAAAAGTTTCAAAGTTTATAATTTTCCACAACTTCAAATGCAAACTTGACACACCAAGTAATGGTTTCTAAATGATTTTGTACTTGTCAGACTCTAACTTAAACATTGGTCAGTCGCCAATGAGCCTAAGATATGAGTTATAATTAGAAAACAAAACATGGAATTTCAGCTGTTATGTACAAGGAATTTTATCCTATATACTTGCAGAGGAATGATGTTCTGGTCAGTCTAATAACAGGATATTGCAATTAGTGACAAAACAGtaccattttttaaaaaaattagcacATAAAGGAGACATGAGAAACAACTGCTACAATGAAGACAAATAACTGCATGCAGCATTAATATAACTGCCTATATATCATTACCAATTCTCAGTCAGGAAGACTTTCACACCATAATGATTTTATTTCAAATGAGTATGCAGGTTATCAAGTTCAAATTAGAGAAAACCAGGAGATGAAGGAAAAAAAGCAAAGAAACAAAGCTATTTGTGAAAACTaaaataatataaagaaatgGGATGTGGGAATCCAAGTTGAACCAATCAACTAGTTGAGGCTCTAAAGACATAAGAAGTAACTGTACCAGTTGAAAGGCAGCACGAAAGGCATGTACATCAAAATTTTGAAGGGCGGCATCTGCAGTAAGAATTCGCCATCTTTCAGCACTCTAACCAGAAAAATGTGATAACATTTAATCATTTTTGGTCAAACTAAACATCGGGAACCACAATTAGAGAAGCAATTACTTGAACATCTTAACaagaataaaatataaagattaaatcacaaacaaaAAACATAAAGAAGCTACTTAAGAAAGGCTTCTAAAAGTAGTTAGAATATATCGACTTTTGTTCTGCAATTACCGACGCTTCTCAAGATAGTAGCCATAATAAAAGTGCTGTTTCCCATGCAAGAATAGCATTCTCTTTAGAGAATACACAATAAGATAATAATACATAAACAAAAATAAAGGTACcaaataaaaagaataaagagGAGAAATTATATGGCATAGTGAACTTTAAAGGTAGTACATGATCAAGCAAATGATCAGCAAAAGAATGAGATTTTAATTTATTTGGACTCCTCGTCTTGGATTTTCAACACCAACCCACAACTtacaactttcttttctttttatccaTAATAAGAGTATGGCATTTTGGTTTTCAAGCTAAAACTAGACATAAAATAATCCCTCTAGCTATAACATACACACAAATAAAAAAGTCCACAAAAGACAAGATGAAGATAAAGATGTAGCATAGCAATAAGAAGGGTCCGCAACATGTTCCTCCACCTCTTGCCTTCCTTTTGCTCTTTCATGGATGTCAGGCTCAAGGCTGAGGATATGCAAACCTCTTTCACACATCATAAAAGATCTTAACCAAGACATGAGAAGAAACTTCTTTGCATGATTTTAGGACAATTCACAAAGATCACATACTTTACATGGTAGCTTATTAGTTATTAACAAGGACCAATTGAAGGAACTAATTAATTTAGATAAAATTCCCTTCGAAGGAATGTAATAAACTGTCATTTCGTAGAAATCTTAAGAAACAGGTTATAAATATCTAATAAATCTATCAAATTTATGTGCAACATAATCTGGGATAATTACAAATTATCCCTTATAGATAGACCTCCTTAGCATCCCAGtccttagatttaaaaaatttatattggaatccCTATAGTTATGAGAGTAAAACATCTAATTCTGTTTATCCTAGCGTGATCAGTTTTATCGATGGAACACGAAAACAaatgacaaaaagataattttaacattttagttGATGGTGGCGGACGATGACACTGCTAGGGGCCGCGGgtgactgttgtggatgaggagagtgtCGATAAAAGGTGAAGGCTGCTTTGCATTTGCATCGATGCCGACACAGTTGCCGAGCGACCCTTTTGCCGCTTTGCATCAGCAACAACGGTCCTTTCGTCGCTCAACAACAGCGTCGATGCTGACGCTGACGCAGATGCAGAGCAACAAAAGAGCCCTCGGATAGTTGTTGTGCATGAGTAGAGTAGCGACGAAAGGTGAGGGCCACTTTGCATATGTGTCGACGCCGACACAGTTGCCAAGCGACCATTTCACTGCTCTGCGTTGACGCTGACGCAAATTCAAAGTGGCTCTCACCTCTCGTCGtagctctcctcatccacaacaaccaccTGAGCGGCCTTTTCGTTGCTCAACAATTGCATCGACACCAACACAAATGCAAAGCGGCAAAAGGATCGCTCGACAACTATGTTGACACTGATGCAGATGTTGAGCGGCCCTTTTGCCGCTCAACAACTGCATCAATGCCAACGCAAATGCAGAATGACGAAAGGGCCGCTCAACAACTACGTCAGTGTTAATGCAGATGCAGAGTACCCTCACCTCTCGCcgtcgctctcctcatccacaacagtcacCCGTGGCCCCCAGTGACATCGTCGTCCGCCACCATCAACTTGAATGTTAAAATTACATTTTTTGCTTTTTGTTTTCATGTTTCCGTCGGTAAAACTGACGACGTTAGGGTAAATGGagctaaatgtttcactttcataactatagggattccaatgtaaattttttaagtctaaagaTCGAGATGCTAAGAAGGTCTAACTACAAGAGATAATTTGTAGTTAGCCCACATAATCTCAAAATTTTATCAGTTAAGTTAGGTTTAGTCACTACCACTAAAGTTCAATAAGTTAGAGTTTATTGTCTTCGTTTTTCATTTCTCAGGTCTTAGCTCATAAGTTACTCCATGGATCAAACTTGTATCAAGTCAAGACATTCTAATTTTAGTCTATAAAGTTAAATGTCAATAATACAAAATCATCTAAAGAAAAAATCACAAAATCATCTAGAAGCCGAAATTTGATTTATTTGTGTTGACCTGATAAATTTCTCCAAAGGTTCAAGTTTGTGACAGGCGTCAACCCATTCTAATTTCTTAATATCCAAAGCATTAAATGTTAAAAAATACAGAAATTTCTGCAGAATCAGTGACTGATATCAGTTAAATTGTCTGAAACTGAAAGCAAACTTGtttgttttataaaatattatcaacaTTAATGGTTCATATTCCTACATACGAAAGGGAGTCTCTATCTCAATAACTTTAGATAATTTCCACATCTGAAATTCACAGTAAGTTCCATATGTTCTAGAAGGCATGTACATTAATATAATTGGATGACACTGTCCGTGCTCATGTACATACCTCTACAAGTAGATTTAGAGATGAAACAATGATTGATCATTACAAATGGTTAGATCATCTATAGGATGTAATACATAAATAATATACAAAGGGCAAAAACAAGTGTATAATAAGATAAAGAAACTTCTGCACTTTAACTATGCGCACCTGACAAGCAAGATCACGCGCATTTTTTCCAAGGACTAGACTAGACAGTTTAGCAGCATTACTGATTGGGAAGCCACATGAGTTGTCAGTCTTCTCTAAACAGTCTTCAGAAAGTAAGTTGTAACAACAACCAATGCCAATTAAAGCTCTAACATGTTCGCAGCCGACAAAGGACCTACATGGCAAAGTTTTGAATTGAGAACAGCCAATTATAGTAAGAACAAAGATTCAGCACTGAAATAATCATCTAGAtttgcatcataaaaaaaaaaaagagtagatCGTGACACTAGACCCACTAAACAGGTTCTGAAATCATTGATATTCACCTAAGCATGTTCACTGAGAGGTCACCACAAGCATGGAGTCCGGCAAGAACGAAAAAGGCACTACTGTGCTgttgtttattatataaattaattGCTTTAGCAACACTTGGCTTTGAACTTTCAGAGTCACCAAATTCAGATTTATTACCACGTCCCGTTGATTCTTCAGTATTGTCCTCACATAAAGAAGTGATACTTAAATCTGTTAGTGCTTCACTTGAGAGAATATTGCAAGTGATGGTCCGAGGCACTTTGAGATGTGGGCTTGCTGAACTAGTAGATTAAATAAGTTTAGTTAATACAGTGGAGTaaagagtaaaaagtataaagtaGACATAACCCAGAGAACAAATGCACCATCATAAAGATATTACACTTTTTAGCTGCATAATGCTTTTTAATTCTCTCTGCCCGGGCATTTGTAACATTTGCATGGTGCAAAGAAGCATCAATTGCTATGACAGGATGTTGATATTGAAACGATAGCGCTTGAGCAAGATAACCCTAACAGAACCAGGTAAAACATTTTTCAGCAGTAAACTCCAAAAAGCAATGCAAGTAACACATGTTAATAAGACAAAGGCCAAGTTGCCCCTTATAAGGGAATGTTTTTTTAGGAAAACAGGCAAGTCTTGTCAAAATGGATAATGCCATTGTTCTAATGCCACAATTTTGTGCAGTAACCACACAAAGACAAGCTCTTTATCATGAATTGATAGAGAAGCAATGTATACCTGACCAGAACCAACATCAATAATTGTTTCTGCTCCAGAATCATGTGCCATCCAACTGACAACTGCAGCAAGTATCTCCACCTGGTACACAACGAGTTGCCTTGTTTAGCTATTAATGAGAAAGAGAATGCTTTAATGatggataaaataaagaaaagcaAGGAAATGGTTGTTGGAGAcgtatcacaaacacaagaaatcATCATATTCGACTCTGCAAGGACTGGGGAATAATCATCCTGGAAATTCACATAATATAAGAGGCATTGGCAATGAGCACTTTGTTACATACTTCATGCTTTTTCTTCAAATTCATGCCTTGAGCAAGAACAGTACCCAGTGAAGCTACATGCAAATTAGGTAACATCTgcaagaaaataataattttgtGAGAAAACACAATGacaatgattt of the Musa acuminata AAA Group cultivar baxijiao chromosome BXJ3-2, Cavendish_Baxijiao_AAA, whole genome shotgun sequence genome contains:
- the LOC135631726 gene encoding uncharacterized protein LOC135631726 isoform X2, producing MPRNMSRTLARQPVIFVRYRHYRSLIACIRRQRAMAAHHCRNSCETAAETLEWMNAIADFIRPYKPLLDAHVVNFFKDRLWELVDDQWMDCLRKESVEALLKLPSGSAQEYWPDSLKQFLCNLRFLVLPRERELMHQMLPNLHVASLGTVLAQGMNLKKKHEVEILAAVVSWMAHDSGAETIIDVGSGQGYLAQALSFQYQHPVIAIDASLHHANVTNARAERIKKHYAAKKSSPHLKVPRTITCNILSSEALTDLSITSLCEDNTEESTGRGNKSEFGDSESSKPSVAKAINLYNKQQHSSAFFVLAGLHACGDLSVNMLRSFVGCEHVRALIGIGCCYNLLSEDCLEKTDNSCGFPISNAAKLSSLVLGKNARDLACQSAERWRILTADAALQNFDVHAFRAAFQLVLDKYFPEILVSSPSIGRQGKALRRQQCRRLRESELCCKDDRCSFFEVSGKLSYSNAKGCQEFDVEVSNNYLLFKEFCKSGLTRLGCMFSEDIDLLEIWKEAQPYTEFIGPFWALRAALGPLVESYILLDRLLFLQEQGNSVEAFLFPIFDPTLSPRNIAVIARRK
- the LOC135631726 gene encoding uncharacterized protein LOC135631726 isoform X1, encoding MPRNMSRTLARQPVIFVRYRHYRSLIACIRRQRAMAAHHCRNSCETAAETLEWMNAIADFIRPYKPLLDAHVVNFFKDRLWELVDDQWMDCLRKESVEALLKLPSGSAQEYWPDSLKQFLCNLRFLVLPRERELMHQMLPNLHVASLGTVLAQGMNLKKKHEVEILAAVVSWMAHDSGAETIIDVGSGQGYLAQALSFQYQHPVIAIDASLHHANVTNARAERIKKHYAAKNSASPHLKVPRTITCNILSSEALTDLSITSLCEDNTEESTGRGNKSEFGDSESSKPSVAKAINLYNKQQHSSAFFVLAGLHACGDLSVNMLRSFVGCEHVRALIGIGCCYNLLSEDCLEKTDNSCGFPISNAAKLSSLVLGKNARDLACQSAERWRILTADAALQNFDVHAFRAAFQLVLDKYFPEILVSSPSIGRQGKALRRQQCRRLRESELCCKDDRCSFFEVSGKLSYSNAKGCQEFDVEVSNNYLLFKEFCKSGLTRLGCMFSEDIDLLEIWKEAQPYTEFIGPFWALRAALGPLVESYILLDRLLFLQEQGNSVEAFLFPIFDPTLSPRNIAVIARRK